One Granulicella sp. 5B5 DNA window includes the following coding sequences:
- a CDS encoding APC family permease, translated as MKFFDVLFGRPLASHEAHAEHIGVAAGIPIFGLDGLTSAAYGPEAAMVLLIPLGLWGVQHYLLPIFGFILTLLTILYLSYRQTIEAYPNGGGSFTVASENLGDGAGLLAAAALMIDYILTAAVGLSAGVTALVSAIPELHHYQLVLCLVILVVIATINMRGVKETGAVFMLPTFLFVGTLLATIAVGVFHSLMSGGHPLAVTAPPPPDFSQIQKFTPLLMTWLLMKAFSNGCAAMTGVEAVSNGVQAFKEPRSRNANRTLTVIIGMLIILLFGLSYVARAYGVTAMDPDATNYQSVLSIEVAAVFGRGWFYYGTMGAVLAALSFSVNTAFADFPRMARAIAGKDYLPHVFLLRGRRLLFSHGIYALTGFTALILILFEGVTDRLIPLYAIGAFLAFTLSQSGMVVHWHKTPDAPHRHLKMFVNGLGAVATGVALLIILVTKFMYGAWVTVLLVPFLIACMLAVKHHYIRVKNETSDPTPLRLTGLEPPIVIIPMARWDKITEKAMRFGLLMSPVVKVVHVDSDDADMLSSVWEEMVLKPIRESSMPEPELVTVKSSYRTILSPLMDYVLKLEDENPGRKIAVLLPELVVRHWWENLLHNQRVQLLKLLLLLKGNQRLVVVNIPWYL; from the coding sequence ATGAAGTTTTTTGATGTGCTGTTTGGAAGGCCCCTGGCGTCGCACGAGGCACATGCCGAGCATATCGGCGTAGCCGCCGGTATCCCCATCTTCGGTCTGGATGGGTTGACGAGCGCGGCATACGGCCCGGAAGCTGCGATGGTGTTGTTGATTCCGCTGGGGCTGTGGGGGGTGCAGCACTACCTGCTGCCGATCTTTGGGTTCATCCTGACACTGCTGACGATCCTGTACCTGAGCTACAGGCAGACGATCGAAGCGTACCCGAACGGTGGCGGGTCGTTCACGGTGGCAAGCGAGAACCTGGGCGATGGTGCGGGCCTGCTGGCAGCCGCGGCGCTGATGATCGACTATATCCTGACCGCGGCGGTGGGGCTTTCGGCAGGCGTCACGGCTTTGGTGAGCGCGATCCCGGAACTGCACCACTACCAGCTAGTGCTGTGCCTGGTCATCCTGGTGGTGATCGCGACCATCAATATGCGTGGCGTTAAGGAGACAGGCGCGGTGTTTATGCTGCCGACGTTTCTGTTTGTAGGCACGCTGCTGGCGACCATTGCAGTGGGCGTGTTCCACTCGCTGATGTCGGGCGGACACCCGCTGGCGGTGACCGCGCCGCCACCGCCGGACTTCTCGCAGATCCAGAAATTCACGCCGCTACTGATGACGTGGCTGCTGATGAAGGCATTCTCGAACGGTTGCGCCGCGATGACGGGCGTGGAGGCTGTGTCGAACGGTGTACAGGCGTTCAAGGAGCCACGCAGCCGCAACGCCAATCGCACGCTGACGGTCATTATCGGGATGTTGATCATTCTGCTGTTCGGGTTGAGCTATGTGGCGCGGGCGTATGGCGTGACGGCGATGGATCCGGACGCGACCAACTACCAGAGTGTGCTGTCGATTGAAGTGGCGGCGGTGTTCGGGCGCGGGTGGTTCTACTACGGCACCATGGGCGCGGTGCTGGCGGCGTTGAGCTTCAGCGTGAACACGGCGTTTGCGGATTTTCCGCGCATGGCACGCGCGATTGCGGGCAAGGACTATCTGCCCCATGTGTTCCTGCTGCGTGGACGGCGCCTGCTGTTCTCGCACGGCATCTACGCGCTGACCGGGTTTACGGCGTTGATCCTGATCCTGTTTGAGGGCGTGACCGACCGCCTGATTCCGCTGTATGCGATCGGCGCGTTCCTGGCGTTTACGTTGAGCCAGAGCGGTATGGTGGTGCACTGGCACAAGACGCCGGATGCGCCCCACCGGCACCTGAAGATGTTCGTCAACGGGCTGGGCGCGGTGGCCACAGGCGTGGCGCTGCTGATCATCCTGGTGACGAAGTTCATGTACGGTGCGTGGGTGACGGTGCTGCTGGTGCCGTTCCTGATTGCGTGCATGCTGGCGGTGAAGCACCACTACATACGGGTGAAGAACGAGACCTCCGACCCGACCCCGCTGCGGTTGACCGGGCTGGAGCCGCCGATTGTGATCATCCCGATGGCGCGGTGGGACAAGATCACTGAGAAGGCGATGCGCTTTGGACTACTGATGAGCCCGGTGGTGAAGGTGGTGCATGTGGACTCGGACGATGCCGACATGCTGAGCTCGGTGTGGGAGGAGATGGTGCTGAAGCCGATCCGCGAGAGCTCGATGCCGGAGCCGGAGCTGGTGACGGTGAAGAGCAGCTATCGCACGATCCTGTCTCCGCTAATGGACTACGTGCTGAAGCTGGAGGACGAGAACCCCGGGCGGAAGATCGCCGTGCTGCTGCCGGAGCTGGTGGTGCGCCACTGGTGGGAGAACCTGCTGCACAATCAGCGCGTTCAACTGCTGAAGCTGCTGCTGCTGCTGAAGGGCAATCAGCGGCTGGTGGTGGTGAATATTCCCTGGTATCTGTAG
- a CDS encoding DNA adenine methylase, which produces MVPAKSTFLDAFSGSTVVSRYAKQLGFAVTANDWEPYAEALAQCFLELRQRPFRNVFLLASALPSIQKSV; this is translated from the coding sequence ATCGTTCCCGCAAAATCCACCTTTCTCGACGCCTTCTCCGGCAGCACCGTCGTCTCTCGCTACGCCAAGCAGTTGGGCTTCGCCGTCACCGCCAACGACTGGGAGCCCTATGCCGAGGCCCTCGCGCAGTGCTTCCTTGAGTTGAGACAACGACCTTTTCGGAACGTTTTCCTATTGGCCTCTGCGCTACCATCTATCCAGAAGTCGGTGTGA
- a CDS encoding DNA adenine methylase, whose protein sequence is MRYTSSSHSAKYTGDFVFSQLIPYIGNKRKLLSLIGLALESSGLDPVNSTFLDAFSGSTVVSRYAKQLGFAVTANDWEPYAEALAKCFVELNEAPTYFNSRSYRDVLAELNSLAGIEGWITTHLCPSDDEKYDIQRDRMFYMRKNGMRLDAICERIREWELTGALNPLQLAAILGPLLYQACWLSNTSGVFKGFHNGWGGQTGTALYRIKADLELEPAIFFNNGRVNATSRLDASELAAHSQEKPPFDMAYLDPPYNQHPYGSNYHVLNTVTLWDKPKLSPKITGHGDKSAIRHDWRTERRSAYNYQSKAPSEYRKLVSTLNAHFICTSYSTDGFIPLREMIEANRDRGETKAFLQGYKRYRVSSQRFSEKPMNIEFVLLTDTTRSATRSTDSYVNEILEAEHTVISAHAETSAPPTEQGVLF, encoded by the coding sequence ATGCGATATACCTCAAGCAGCCATTCTGCGAAATACACCGGAGATTTCGTCTTCAGTCAATTGATCCCATACATTGGGAACAAGCGGAAGCTTCTGAGCCTCATTGGCCTGGCCCTGGAGTCTTCAGGCTTAGATCCGGTCAATAGCACATTTCTCGACGCGTTTTCAGGTAGCACTGTCGTTTCTCGCTATGCAAAGCAACTTGGCTTTGCCGTCACAGCCAACGACTGGGAACCTTATGCTGAAGCTCTGGCAAAATGCTTCGTAGAGTTGAATGAAGCCCCTACCTATTTCAACTCTCGTTCCTATAGAGACGTCCTTGCCGAACTTAATTCGTTAGCGGGAATTGAGGGATGGATAACTACACATCTGTGTCCTTCCGACGATGAAAAATACGATATACAGCGGGACCGCATGTTTTACATGCGTAAGAATGGCATGAGGCTCGACGCCATTTGTGAGCGTATACGTGAATGGGAACTGACTGGCGCGCTGAATCCGCTACAGCTAGCAGCCATCCTTGGTCCGCTTCTTTATCAAGCCTGCTGGCTCAGTAATACTTCTGGTGTTTTTAAAGGCTTCCACAACGGATGGGGTGGACAAACGGGCACAGCTCTTTATCGAATCAAAGCTGACCTCGAACTTGAACCTGCTATTTTCTTCAATAATGGCAGGGTAAACGCTACATCTCGTCTTGACGCATCGGAACTGGCTGCTCATTCTCAAGAGAAGCCGCCATTTGATATGGCCTATCTTGACCCTCCTTATAATCAGCATCCATATGGCTCGAACTATCACGTATTAAATACCGTTACGCTTTGGGATAAGCCCAAGCTGTCTCCGAAGATCACGGGCCACGGAGACAAGTCTGCTATTCGACATGATTGGCGAACGGAGCGGCGTAGCGCATACAACTACCAATCGAAGGCACCTTCGGAATATCGAAAGCTAGTTTCGACCCTGAACGCGCATTTCATTTGTACAAGTTATAGCACTGACGGTTTCATACCCCTAAGAGAAATGATCGAAGCCAATAGAGATCGCGGTGAAACCAAAGCATTTCTACAAGGCTACAAGCGGTATCGAGTCAGTTCGCAACGTTTCTCTGAAAAGCCAATGAACATTGAATTTGTTCTACTCACGGATACGACGCGAAGTGCAACTCGCTCTACTGACTCTTATGTGAACGAGATACTCGAGGCTGAACACACAGTAATTTCCGCCCACGCCGAAACTTCGGCGCCACCAACCGAGCAAGGAGTGCTTTTCTAA
- a CDS encoding EcoRI family type II restriction endonuclease, translated as MAGRLHLRRVRTNTVINTTSKKQEEALIRALHRVEAEIRAKFSVNLDWKQDWKLIDIVTDLTAMFPDVDFNRPLGTSTMKPDGGILSLIGKNAKTYPILITERKNQGTNDLRKAEGKEKQAKGNAVERLGKNVIGLKTAMLGAGIFPFVCFGDGCDFADASSILDRVVTIAMFGNLRKVYMMPQGGNGEFLRGSFYFREDQWTEDEMYPVMLEVATRSVHHYIAKFGEDAFLIS; from the coding sequence ATGGCTGGCAGGCTTCATCTCCGCAGAGTTCGAACCAATACCGTGATCAACACGACGTCAAAGAAACAGGAAGAAGCACTTATTAGAGCTCTTCATCGCGTAGAGGCGGAGATCAGGGCTAAGTTTTCAGTGAACCTAGACTGGAAACAAGATTGGAAGTTGATTGACATCGTGACCGACCTTACCGCCATGTTTCCAGATGTTGACTTCAATCGTCCCCTCGGAACAAGCACAATGAAACCTGATGGAGGCATTCTCTCTCTCATCGGCAAAAATGCTAAGACTTACCCCATACTCATTACCGAACGAAAGAACCAAGGCACAAATGATCTCCGCAAGGCGGAAGGCAAGGAAAAGCAAGCGAAAGGAAATGCAGTCGAGAGGCTCGGCAAGAATGTCATTGGTCTCAAAACGGCCATGCTAGGTGCTGGCATTTTCCCATTTGTTTGTTTTGGTGATGGGTGCGATTTCGCCGATGCTTCATCCATCCTGGACAGGGTAGTCACCATTGCGATGTTTGGAAATCTTCGTAAAGTTTACATGATGCCGCAGGGTGGAAATGGGGAGTTCTTACGCGGTAGCTTCTACTTCCGCGAGGATCAGTGGACTGAAGATGAGATGTATCCGGTCATGCTGGAAGTAGCTACGCGCTCAGTTCATCACTACATAGCAAAGTTCGGTGAAGACGCATTTCTGATCTCGTAA
- a CDS encoding redoxin domain-containing protein: MATLYDIPLTTLSGTSTTLADYTGKALLIVNVASKCGLTPQYTALEELYQQYKDKGLVVLGFPANDFAGQEPGSDQEIAKFCSTEYPVTFPLFSKISVVGPQQHPLYHLLTTQSPEVIVHGPWREGLEKYAAANGFPPPNPSPEILWNFEKFLIGRDGSILARFAPDMPPNDPRITSAVELAIAP, encoded by the coding sequence ATGGCCACTCTCTACGACATCCCCCTGACCACCCTCTCCGGCACCTCCACAACTCTGGCCGACTACACCGGCAAGGCGCTGCTCATCGTCAACGTCGCCAGCAAGTGCGGGCTCACCCCGCAGTACACCGCGCTCGAAGAGCTCTACCAGCAGTACAAGGACAAGGGCCTCGTCGTCCTCGGCTTCCCCGCCAACGACTTCGCCGGTCAGGAGCCCGGCTCCGACCAGGAGATCGCTAAGTTCTGCTCCACCGAGTACCCCGTCACCTTCCCACTCTTCAGCAAGATCTCCGTCGTCGGCCCGCAGCAGCACCCGCTTTACCACCTGCTCACCACCCAAAGCCCCGAGGTCATCGTTCACGGCCCCTGGCGTGAAGGCCTCGAGAAGTACGCGGCAGCCAATGGCTTCCCGCCGCCGAACCCCTCGCCCGAGATCCTCTGGAACTTCGAAAAGTTTCTCATCGGCCGCGACGGCTCCATCCTCGCCCGCTTCGCGCCGGACATGCCCCCCAACGATCCCCGCATCACCTCTGCCGTCGAGCTCGCGATCGCACCCTAG
- a CDS encoding serine/threonine-protein kinase, whose product MARRVIKQYEFLRKIGSGGSGVVFLANDTLLQRPVVLKLLKRGSQTPEQVRATQLREARLASAIDHPNVCAIYEVGETEVDGGEWEAYIVMQYIPGKSLDKVIAEGPANAQLVLSSGMQIADGLAAAHNMGIFHRDLKPANVMLTDGGLIKILDFGLARKLKRDNANFDPSLTEQPVTPALVGATYTARGGTIAYMAPEQFVTGQSSVQSDIFAVGVILYEMVSGRHPFHRPDAQEIQSIRAIQYAEPPSLREIVPGLAVELESVILRCLAKQPSERYGSAAELREGLRTIVKSMQLDSAVMPGEGAINMSQQQRLDMETPEEEKRTTGILSMLAERFRDSTPPTQRKGPNIVVLPFVNLGAGLNGADATHFYGYALADALAARLAKVPSLLVRPTSALMNVPTAQLDPLSLGRKLMVDFVLAGSFLRSEKGFDLSWQLLDVNGQSVRTGGSISVQSFDLIAVQTEICDEVFAELHGGLQGGLLKAAGPTSVSSLDDDVSEEYLEARALLSSFMSRTGNRDELDRARELFDGVVTRDPGYAPGWSGLGITHLQYARHGLGGQMHVLEARRAFDKALERDSGSVEANLYRVYMLLSRGEKESARHGIEHLLQSAANDWNVHLVAGLTLRIDGLYEEALDQFNTSLRLNPSNAAMIYNHRARVYQYQNQLELAADEIEKGLTLEPRQPLLRISQGYQQMREGQLSKAVETLEKVTKDDDTLRIVYPTIAMCYVQLGERKRAAEFITEDTLAAAEADSEMAYRLATYFAVEGDSAEALHWLRRAIYLGNENYPWFSKNPAWRGMNDNSDFQRTLDDLKKSFKRNQKNWKRLLAQVVG is encoded by the coding sequence ATGGCTCGGCGCGTTATCAAGCAGTATGAGTTTCTTCGCAAGATCGGTTCCGGTGGCAGCGGAGTGGTGTTTCTGGCCAACGATACGCTACTGCAGCGGCCGGTGGTGCTGAAGCTGCTGAAGCGCGGCTCGCAGACTCCTGAGCAGGTGCGGGCGACGCAGCTACGGGAGGCGCGGCTGGCCTCGGCGATCGACCACCCCAACGTCTGCGCTATCTATGAGGTAGGCGAGACGGAGGTGGATGGAGGCGAGTGGGAAGCCTACATCGTGATGCAGTACATTCCGGGCAAGAGCCTGGACAAGGTGATCGCCGAGGGGCCGGCGAACGCGCAGCTGGTGCTGTCGAGCGGGATGCAGATCGCCGATGGTCTGGCGGCCGCGCACAATATGGGGATCTTCCATCGCGACCTGAAGCCCGCGAATGTGATGCTGACCGATGGCGGGCTGATCAAGATATTGGACTTTGGCCTGGCACGGAAACTGAAGCGGGACAATGCGAATTTTGACCCGTCGCTGACGGAGCAGCCGGTTACACCGGCGCTGGTGGGGGCAACGTATACGGCTCGGGGCGGCACGATTGCTTATATGGCTCCGGAGCAGTTTGTGACCGGGCAGTCGAGCGTGCAGAGCGATATCTTCGCGGTGGGCGTGATTTTGTACGAGATGGTAAGCGGACGGCACCCCTTCCATCGGCCGGATGCGCAGGAGATCCAGAGCATACGGGCGATCCAGTATGCGGAGCCGCCGAGTTTGCGGGAGATTGTGCCGGGGCTGGCGGTGGAGCTGGAGAGCGTGATCCTGCGCTGCCTGGCGAAGCAGCCGTCGGAGCGGTATGGGTCGGCGGCGGAGCTGCGTGAAGGGCTGCGGACGATTGTGAAGTCGATGCAGCTGGACTCGGCGGTTATGCCGGGCGAGGGCGCGATCAATATGAGCCAGCAGCAGCGACTGGACATGGAGACTCCGGAGGAGGAGAAGCGGACGACGGGCATCCTCTCGATGCTGGCGGAGCGGTTCCGCGACAGCACGCCGCCGACGCAGCGCAAGGGCCCGAACATCGTGGTGCTGCCGTTTGTGAACCTGGGGGCTGGGCTGAATGGAGCCGATGCCACGCACTTTTATGGGTATGCGCTGGCGGACGCGCTGGCGGCGCGGCTGGCGAAGGTGCCGTCGCTGCTGGTAAGGCCGACGAGCGCGCTGATGAACGTGCCGACGGCGCAGCTTGATCCGCTGAGCCTGGGGCGCAAGCTGATGGTGGATTTTGTGCTGGCGGGAAGTTTTCTGCGGTCGGAGAAGGGCTTTGACCTGAGCTGGCAGCTGCTGGATGTGAATGGGCAGAGCGTGCGCACGGGCGGGTCGATCAGCGTGCAGTCATTCGATTTGATCGCGGTGCAGACGGAGATCTGCGACGAGGTGTTTGCGGAGCTGCACGGAGGGCTGCAGGGCGGGCTGCTGAAGGCCGCGGGACCGACGAGTGTGTCGTCGCTGGACGATGATGTGTCGGAGGAGTACCTGGAGGCGCGGGCGCTGCTGTCGTCGTTCATGTCGCGCACGGGGAACCGGGACGAACTGGATCGAGCGCGGGAGTTGTTCGATGGTGTGGTGACGCGCGATCCTGGGTATGCGCCGGGGTGGTCGGGGCTGGGGATTACGCACCTGCAATATGCGCGGCATGGGCTGGGCGGGCAGATGCATGTGCTGGAGGCGCGCAGGGCTTTCGACAAGGCGCTGGAACGGGATTCGGGGTCGGTGGAGGCGAATCTGTACCGGGTGTACATGCTGCTGAGCCGTGGTGAGAAAGAGAGCGCGCGGCATGGCATTGAGCATCTGCTGCAGTCGGCTGCGAATGATTGGAATGTGCACCTGGTGGCGGGGCTGACGCTGCGCATCGATGGGCTGTATGAAGAGGCGCTGGACCAGTTCAACACGTCGCTGCGGCTGAATCCGAGCAATGCGGCGATGATCTATAACCATCGCGCGCGGGTGTACCAGTACCAGAACCAGCTGGAGCTGGCAGCGGACGAAATCGAGAAGGGCCTGACGCTGGAGCCGAGGCAGCCGCTGTTGCGGATCTCGCAGGGCTATCAGCAGATGCGCGAGGGGCAACTGTCGAAGGCCGTCGAGACGCTGGAGAAGGTGACCAAGGATGATGACACGTTGCGCATCGTCTATCCGACGATTGCGATGTGCTACGTGCAGCTGGGCGAGCGCAAACGGGCGGCGGAGTTCATCACGGAAGACACGCTGGCGGCGGCAGAGGCCGATAGCGAGATGGCGTATCGGCTGGCTACCTACTTTGCCGTGGAGGGCGATAGCGCCGAGGCGCTGCACTGGCTGCGGCGCGCGATCTACCTGGGCAACGAGAACTATCCGTGGTTCAGCAAGAACCCGGCGTGGCGTGGGATGAACGACAACTCAGACTTTCAGCGCACGCTGGATGACCTGAAAAAGAGCTTCAAGCGCAACCAGAAGAACTGGAAGCGGCTGCTGGCGCAGGTGGTTGGGTGA
- a CDS encoding response regulator gives MPATLLLIDDNAIQAATRQTILKRAGYFVIVTLSPERALAQLSSGELPAPVDLIITDHIMPGMNGVAFITAARPIVPNIPVLVISGMAEAEDEYDGLDIHFRLKPLLPDDLLFTVQSLIAAPVNVSAN, from the coding sequence ATGCCCGCAACGCTTCTGCTTATCGACGATAACGCCATCCAAGCCGCCACACGCCAGACCATCCTCAAGCGGGCCGGCTACTTCGTCATCGTCACCCTCAGCCCTGAGCGCGCACTCGCCCAGCTCTCCAGCGGCGAGCTTCCCGCACCCGTCGATCTCATCATCACCGACCACATCATGCCCGGCATGAACGGCGTGGCCTTCATCACCGCCGCCCGCCCCATCGTCCCAAACATCCCTGTGCTCGTCATCAGCGGCATGGCCGAGGCCGAGGACGAATACGACGGCCTCGATATCCACTTCCGCCTCAAGCCGCTGCTGCCCGACGATCTCCTCTTCACCGTGCAATCGCTCATCGCCGCGCCGGTAAACGTCTCCGCAAACTGA
- a CDS encoding heme lyase CcmF/NrfE family subunit, whose translation MSHPMPSLGSFSLLLALVLCAYSLVIGTISLWAMAYNRPLAVAPDHLRETARRAGIASFFAVACATFALVWAFATDDFSVDYVLHHSSKALFWGYKFSTLWSGQEGSLLLWSFLLATYAFVLRLRHKNDITLYAYASTILAGIQVFFLLLLVVAAPPFAIVPGGIAPADGFGLNPLLQYPEMAIHPPMLYLGYVGFSVPFAFALGALMMRYPGEKWIAITRRWTMVTWLFLTCGIMLGMHWAYAVLGWGGYWGWDPVENASLMPWLGGTAFLHSVMMQEKRGMMKRWNVWLIFVTFMLTILGTLLTRSGLVSSVHAFAQSSIGNWFTAFLLITFCICLFTFFRQNDHLKSENQLESIVSRESSFLFNNLVLLAACFTVLYGTLLPVLSEFFTGAKITVGGPYYDKVMVPIGLFLLFLTGVGPLLAWRSTTLRTIRRNFVLPCIAVIVTAIALMAAGVHPWQHDDPTGSIYALVCYSIGAGVITAIASEFLRGAGVVRTQTGKSLIGSSLLLTRRNTRRYGGYMIHFGIVVLFIGLAGAAFNQSKELEMSFGDSVQLNGYKLVCNSFSQDSNKEYDTDFALIDVFKGNSKITRLTPERRVYFPDTDHAQVSTVVAIHSTLAADLYVVFEGRNADSGKPIIKIFVNPLVNWIWIGVLIVIFGTAVALVPPLQPATRRVEAPAPANTLGTGNPLGAPSSPPILAAKVGGITPAVPGAPNA comes from the coding sequence ATGTCTCATCCCATGCCGTCGCTCGGTAGCTTTTCGCTATTGCTGGCGCTCGTCCTCTGCGCCTACTCGCTGGTCATCGGCACCATCTCGCTGTGGGCGATGGCCTACAACCGCCCGCTCGCGGTCGCGCCCGACCACCTTCGCGAGACCGCCCGCCGCGCCGGCATCGCCAGCTTCTTCGCCGTCGCCTGCGCCACCTTCGCGCTCGTCTGGGCCTTCGCCACCGACGACTTCTCCGTCGACTACGTCCTTCACCACTCCAGCAAAGCACTCTTCTGGGGCTACAAGTTCTCCACCCTCTGGTCCGGCCAGGAAGGCTCGCTGCTCCTCTGGAGCTTCCTGCTCGCCACCTACGCCTTCGTCCTCCGCCTGCGCCATAAGAACGACATCACGCTTTACGCCTACGCTTCCACCATCCTCGCCGGCATCCAGGTCTTCTTCCTCCTGCTGCTCGTCGTCGCCGCGCCGCCCTTCGCCATCGTCCCCGGCGGCATCGCTCCGGCCGACGGCTTCGGCCTCAACCCGCTCCTTCAGTACCCCGAGATGGCCATCCATCCGCCGATGCTCTACCTCGGCTACGTCGGCTTCTCGGTCCCCTTCGCCTTCGCCCTCGGCGCCCTGATGATGCGCTACCCCGGTGAAAAGTGGATCGCCATCACCCGCCGCTGGACCATGGTCACCTGGCTCTTCCTCACCTGCGGCATCATGCTCGGCATGCACTGGGCCTACGCCGTGCTCGGCTGGGGAGGCTACTGGGGATGGGACCCGGTCGAAAACGCCTCGCTGATGCCCTGGCTCGGCGGCACCGCCTTCCTGCACTCCGTCATGATGCAGGAAAAACGCGGCATGATGAAGCGCTGGAACGTCTGGCTTATCTTCGTCACCTTCATGCTCACCATCCTCGGCACGCTGCTCACGCGCTCCGGCCTGGTCAGTTCCGTCCATGCCTTCGCGCAGAGCAGCATCGGCAACTGGTTTACCGCCTTCCTACTCATCACCTTCTGCATCTGCCTGTTCACCTTCTTCCGCCAGAACGACCACCTCAAGTCCGAGAACCAGCTTGAGTCCATCGTCAGCCGCGAGTCCAGCTTCCTCTTCAACAACCTCGTTCTGCTCGCCGCCTGCTTCACCGTGCTCTACGGCACACTGCTCCCCGTGCTCTCCGAGTTCTTCACCGGCGCCAAGATCACCGTCGGCGGCCCCTACTACGACAAGGTGATGGTGCCCATCGGCCTCTTCCTGCTCTTCCTCACCGGAGTAGGCCCCCTGCTCGCCTGGCGCTCCACCACGCTCCGCACCATCCGCCGCAACTTCGTCCTGCCCTGCATCGCCGTCATCGTCACCGCCATCGCCCTCATGGCTGCGGGCGTTCATCCCTGGCAGCACGACGACCCCACCGGCAGCATCTACGCCCTCGTCTGCTACTCCATCGGCGCGGGCGTCATCACCGCCATCGCCTCCGAGTTCCTCCGCGGCGCCGGCGTCGTCCGCACCCAGACCGGCAAGAGCCTCATCGGCTCCTCGCTACTGCTCACCCGCCGCAACACCCGCCGCTACGGCGGCTACATGATCCACTTCGGTATCGTGGTGCTCTTCATCGGTCTCGCCGGCGCGGCCTTCAACCAGTCCAAAGAGCTTGAAATGAGCTTCGGCGACTCCGTCCAGCTCAACGGCTACAAGCTGGTCTGCAACAGCTTCTCGCAGGACTCCAACAAGGAGTACGACACCGACTTCGCCCTCATCGACGTCTTCAAGGGCAACTCGAAGATTACCCGCCTAACTCCAGAACGCCGCGTCTACTTCCCCGACACGGACCACGCGCAGGTCTCTACCGTCGTCGCCATCCACTCCACCCTCGCCGCCGACCTCTACGTCGTCTTCGAGGGCCGCAACGCCGACTCGGGCAAACCCATCATCAAGATCTTCGTCAATCCACTCGTGAATTGGATCTGGATCGGCGTCCTCATCGTCATCTTCGGCACCGCCGTCGCTCTCGTCCCACCGCTGCAACCAGCCACCCGCCGCGTCGAAGCCCCCGCTCCAGCCAATACCTTAGGAACGGGCAATCCACTGGGTGCCCCATCTTCGCCGCCGATTTTGGCGGCTAAGGTGGGCGGCATCACCCCAGCCGTCCCCGGAGCCCCCAATGCTTAA
- a CDS encoding cytochrome c-type biogenesis protein CcmH has product MLKRSIHILLLLTVAFSMLGAGSPDTRFRELGGKMMCTCGCAQMLLECNHVGCPDSPHLIAELHQQIAAGMTNAGILTWFADKYGPTVLAAPLRDNLFDRTTWYIPGAVLLLGILGVILLVRYWKSRQPAPIAPLPHTPSNDALRDRIRNETEY; this is encoded by the coding sequence ATGCTTAAGCGCTCCATCCACATCCTCCTTCTCCTCACCGTCGCCTTCAGCATGCTCGGCGCAGGCTCGCCCGACACCCGCTTCCGTGAACTCGGCGGCAAGATGATGTGTACCTGCGGCTGCGCCCAGATGCTTCTGGAGTGCAACCACGTCGGCTGCCCCGACTCCCCGCACCTCATCGCCGAGCTGCATCAGCAGATCGCCGCCGGCATGACCAACGCCGGCATCCTCACCTGGTTCGCAGACAAGTACGGCCCCACCGTCCTCGCCGCGCCGCTGCGCGACAACCTCTTCGACCGCACCACATGGTACATCCCCGGCGCAGTCCTGCTGCTCGGCATCCTCGGCGTCATCCTGCTAGTCCGCTACTGGAAGTCACGCCAGCCCGCCCCGATAGCCCCACTCCCCCACACCCCCTCCAACGACGCTCTCCGCGACCGCATCCGCAACGAAACCGAGTATTGA
- a CDS encoding SET domain-containing protein-lysine N-methyltransferase, with translation MPRIKATSPRLLVRSSAIHAAGCYTLDPIPRGRRFLEYDGARITKSAADERYADRPVTYLFGFGGKGDVIDGFGTAMFLNHSCAPNCETEEQNGRVFIKAIRNISPGEELLYEYNLYDSDDDTADCYCGAPHCRGTMFSEDEVKRQARKKARVAKKSK, from the coding sequence ATGCCTCGTATCAAAGCCACATCCCCTCGCCTGCTCGTCCGCTCCTCCGCAATCCACGCCGCCGGCTGCTACACCCTGGACCCCATCCCCCGCGGCCGCCGCTTCCTCGAGTACGACGGCGCCCGCATCACCAAATCGGCCGCCGACGAGCGCTACGCCGACCGCCCCGTCACCTACCTCTTCGGCTTCGGCGGCAAGGGAGACGTCATCGACGGCTTCGGCACCGCCATGTTCCTCAACCACTCCTGCGCCCCCAACTGCGAGACCGAGGAGCAGAACGGCCGCGTCTTCATCAAGGCCATCCGCAACATCTCCCCCGGCGAGGAGCTCCTCTACGAGTACAACCTCTACGACTCCGACGACGACACCGCCGACTGCTACTGCGGCGCCCCCCACTGCCGCGGCACCATGTTCTCCGAAGATGAAGTCAAACGCCAGGCCCGCAAAAAGGCCCGCGTCGCGAAGAAAAGCAAGTAG